One Cryptomeria japonica chromosome 9, Sugi_1.0, whole genome shotgun sequence genomic window carries:
- the LOC131038705 gene encoding bZIP transcription factor 2, protein MSVMPALMPGSSQMQIGTTAKSTGINMSRDTVLSTSHSRLRTASSLTYFHPPSVALNPPPKPAESCSTSMPPPSTNSIYQSTTNSTASSSHNSAGSCPPAYSGSDDEHHRHQLLQTTTDERKQRRMLSNRESARRSRMRKEQHLDDLRAQIVQLRAENNHILDKFNVASQQYMQMEDENRALRSYAMDLSREVQALGIALQQAGYGLHSIGFDSQFTESIPMPEMDVNLFSQK, encoded by the exons ATGTCAGTTATGCCTGCACTGATGCCAGGCTCCTCCCAAATGCAAATAGGAACGACCGCAAAATCTACAG GAATCAACATGAGCAGGGATACAGTTCTCAGTACTAGCCATTCAAGACTAAGAACAGCATCATCCCTCACCTACTTTCATCCTCCTTCAGTAGCTCTCAATCCACCCCCAAAACCAGCAGAAAGTTGCAGCACTTCAATGCCTCCCCCATCAACAAATTCCATATACCAATCCACTACCAATTCCACAGCCTCTTCAAGCCACAATTCTGCTGGATCTTGTCCTCCAGCCTATTCGGGATCAGATGATGAACATCACCGTCACCAGCTGCTGCAGACAACTACTGATGAGAGAAAGCAGAGGAGAATGCTGTCCAACAGAGAATCTGCAAGGAGGTCAAGGATGAGGAAGGAGCAGCACCTGGATGATCTCAGAGCCCAAATAGTCCAACTGAGGGCAGAGAACAATCATATTCTTGACAAGTTCAATGTTGCTTCACAGCAATATATGCAGATGGAGGATGAGAACAGAGCCCTCAGATCCTATGCCATGGATTTGAGTCGAGAGGTTCAAGCTTTGGGTATTGCTCTGCAGCAGGCAGGGTATGGATTGCACTCCATAGGATTTGACTCTCAATTTACTGAATCAATTCCAATGCCCGAAATGGATGTCAATCTATTCAGTCAAAAATAG